Below is a genomic region from Methanosphaera sp. ISO3-F5.
TGCTTGTGGATAAATTCACACCTTTTTCATTGACTTTAAATTCTAAAAAGTCATCTATGTCATCAACACATTCATCTAAACCGGATAATTCTGCTGATAAATGGATTTCATCCGTATTGATCGAATCATTATTTAGGGTAATGTTTGTTTTCACTGTATCATTAAAAAGGAAACTTTTTTGTGTTGCAAATGATAATTTACTTTTTAAGTCTTTGCTTTTAATTTGATTAATATCATTACCATCTATCTTTATTTCACCATTGGTACATGGATATAATCCGTTTAAAAGTGATAAAACTGTTGATTTTCCACTTGCAGTTTTACCTACAATTGCTATTGTAGATTCTTTTTCAACATTAAATGTCATATCACTGATAACATCCTCTGTTCCATATTTGAAGCTTACATCATTAAATTCGATTATGTTCTGATTATCATTGTTTTTAAATTCATAATCCTCTTCTTCCAGCATATCTTCAAGAATTAATACTTCTTCAATTCTTTTTGATGTTCCATTTACTTTTGTTAATGAGTTAAATATGGTTGGTAACGTTTTTATACTGCCTAAAGTAAACAGTACCCACTGGAAAAAGATCACTACTTCCAACATATCCATCCGTACGCTAATTACTTCACGGGTGGTGAATATTATCATCACCACAATGAACAAATTAAATATTATTAAAAATAATGGATAGAAATAACTTGTTCTTTTAGAATAATTCAGACTAGTATTATATGATGTTTCTATAGCACCCTGAAATGCTTCTTTTTCATATTTTTGTTTGTTATTCAACCGTACATTATCAAACATTAATGCTCCTTGTCTAAACAGGAAATTAATGCCTGCAAATGTTTTTTTAAGTCCGAAATAATGATCACATGCGTACCTTACTATTATATAAACAAAGACTAGCAGCATTGCCATTAAAATCAGGTATACAGTTCCCAGGAAAGAACTCATATAATTAAGTTCTAGGTACATTATTAGAAATACGAAGGGAATAAGTGATGAAAAACCAAGAACGTTAAATATGAAGTTTCTCATAGTAAACATTCCCCTGGTAGTACGACTCATCAATCCAGTGCTTTTAAACTTCTGAATTTCTCCGATAGGTGCATTAGCATATACGTGAAACAATCTTTTTCTGATATTGTATCCTGTAGATGATGCTATGTTCACTGCAATATAATAAACTGCTAATAAGGCCAGTATAGTTATTATGGTTGCCACTATCAGAATTATTTCATTTTTGCCCAATAATTCCAGATTTTTTCCTTTTAGGGCTAAATTAAGTATTTTTCCCACAAGATATATTCCGTAGAACTGGGAACTTGTTGCAATAAACTGGAAAATGATGAGTGGAATAATTTTCTTCCACTGAGTTTTTAAAAAATATTTTAATAACATCTTCATTTTAACACTTTATTTTATAATTTAATTGTTTTTATTAAGTTTCATTATTTCCAATAAAAATAATCATATTTGATTGTATTTTAATATAAAAAGAAATATTTGTCATATTATTTAATATGAAACTTGTATGTTTGTATATTTGTTAAACATTTTAATAAAATTTTATTTTCTAGAAATTCATTAGAAAAATATTGTTATTACAATAAAAATAGTTATTTTTTTCCCATTTACAATTAGTATTGAATACTAAAGGGTGGAACATTAATTTTTTTCTATATGATCTTGAAAAGGGGTGGTGGTGGTGATTGTGTTAGACATAGTAGTACTAATAGGTAGTACTACATATGACAACATTCAAGTCTTATTTTATCCATCAATATCTTATAATTGGATTACATTATCATATTCGCACTGAATTTCATCAGTTAGTATTATGGTTGTCTTGTTTTGCATAAGTTTTCTTAAACTTTGAAGAACTTTTTGTTTAGTTATCCTATCCATATTTGTAACAGCATTATCTATTATCAGTATCTTTGATTCTTTAACATATGCTCTTGTCAGGAGTATTAGTTCACGTTCACCCTGACTGAGGTTATTGTTTTCATCGGATATTATTGTATCATACTGTTCTGGTAGTTTCATTATGAATTCATGGCTTCCTACTTCTTTTGCTGCTTTAACTATGTCTTCGTGACTTATATTATCTGTTGAATAGGCTATGTTTTCTTCGACACTTGCCTTATATAGTTGATTATGTTCGGACAGGATTGTGCATGAATCCATGATATTCTTTTGAGGTATAGTGTTTATATTTTTACCATCTATTAGTATTTCACCTGAATCTATTTCATATAGCTTAGTTAATAGGTTTATGATGGTTGATTTTCCATTTGATAACTTGCCTTTAATTAATATTTTACTTTTGTCGTCTATTTTAAAGTTCAAATTATCCAATACTTTTTTGTTATCGTAACTGAATGATACATTTTTAAATTCTATTTCTCCCTTGGTTATGTTCTCTTTGTTTTCTAATGTTTCTTCCTGTTCTGGTATGTGCAGTAATTCATAGATTTTTAGGAAGCTAGTATATGCTACTTGTACTTCTCGTATAGTTTTTCCGAAGTATTTAAGTTGATTTATAATAATCTGTCCGTATAATATTAATTCCAGCACGATTTCAAGTTGTATTGTTTTATCAAATAACATGCTTATTGCAATTACATATATTAGAATGTATACCAGGTTAGACATGAATAATGTTATTGGTTCTAATATAATCATTTTTTTGGTTGTGTTATTATATGCTTTTTTATCTAGCTTGTTTATCTGGTCGAATTTTTCTTCACAATAGCCTTTATTATCATTTGTGTTCACAACCGTTTTGTTCAGGTAAGTATCTCCTATTATGGATATTTGTTTACTCATATACTCTCGTGATTCCTTCACGTAATCTATAGCATACTTGTTGATTAGGGCTATTAATATAAGTGTCACGGCCATTATTAACAGGTACCATTTGGTTAATTCCCAGTCGATGATTAGCATCATCACTACAGCCATTATTAGTAACAATATTTTAGAGAGTATTGTTGATAGTTTAACACCTATAAAGCCTCGTATGATCATTGCATCATGATTGATTCTTGTCATTACTTCTCCGGATGGGGTGTCATTTAAGTACTTGTAATTTATTTTCTGAACTTTCTTTTCAATTCTTTGACGTAATTCTAATGTGATCTTATCACTTACTGGATATGTCATGTATGTTATGACTGTTTTAAGAATATATGTTATCAGGATAAGTACGGTTATCTCAATTATGAGATTTGTGAATTTTGGTGTGAAAAATATTGTACTTCCAGGAGTATATTCTCCAAACATGTTTATTATTCTTCCTAGTATTCGAGGTAAATTAATGGCACATACGGATTGAACTAGTAGTAATGAGATAATTATTATAAATCGTAAGCTATGTGGCTTTAAGAGTTCCTTTAGAAAATCTATAAAATCCTCATAATCGGCAAGTTTCTTCATAATAACATCCCCTTATCATTGTTAACCAGGTTTTTATAATATTCTGAATTTTCTATTAATTCTGAATGTGTGCCTATAGTGCTGATTTTTCCATCATCTAACAGGATTATCTTATCCATGTTTTCGAGTATTTCAATGTTGTCTGTTACAAGAATTATTGTTTTATTCTTTAAATGTTCTTTAATCTTTTCGAATATTTTGTACTGGGAGTTTTCATCATAGGTTGTGAATACATTATCGAATAGGTATATGTCAGCTTTTTTCACTAGGCAACGCATTATGTTCAGCCTATTTTTTATGCTTGTGGATAAATTTGCACCTTTTTCGTTGACTTGGTACTGTAAAAAGTCATCTATGTCATCAACATATTTGTCTAAACCGGATAATTCTGCTGATAATCGGATTTCATCTAAGTCTATTGAATCATCGTTAAGGGTAATGTTTGTTTTTACTGTATCATTAAACAGGAAATTTTTTTGTGTTGCAACTGATATTTTACTATTTAAGTCTTTCCTCTTTATTTGATTAATTGTATTACCGTCTATTTTTATTTCACCACTGGTACAAGGGTATAATCCATGTATGAGTGATAATAGTGTTGATTTTCCACTTGCAATTTTACCTACAATTGCTATTGTTGATTCTTTTTCAACATTAAATGTCATATCACTGATAACATTATCTGTTGCATATTTGAAGTTCACATCATTAAATTCAATTATGTTCGGATTATTATTGTTTTTATATTCATAATCTTTTTCTATAACTGTGTATTCAATATCTAGTACTTGTTCAATTCTTTTTGCTGTTCCATTTGCCACTGATAGTGAACTGAATATTGCTGGTAATAGGTTTATGCTTGTTAAAGTAAACAGTATGAACTGGAAGAAGATTACTAATTCTGTTATGTCCATATTTGCAACTATTAATTCCTGGCTAGTGAAGAGTACCATCAGTACTATGAACAAATTAAATATTATTAAAAATAACGGATAGAAATAACTTGTTATTTTAGAATAATGCATACTTTCAGTATATGATGCTTCTATAGCATCTTGGAATTGTTCCTGTTCATATTGTTGTTTGTTATTCAGTAGTATGTTATCGATTAACAGTGCTCCCTGCTTGAATAAGTAATTGATTCTGGCAAATGTTCTTTTTACCCAGAAATACTTATCACATGCATACCTTAGGATGAAATAGACAAAGATTATGATCATTGCAATTAATATCAGGTATATAATTCCTAGGGAGGAACTCAGATAACTAATATCCAGGTACAATACTAAAAACACAAATGGGATGATGGATACATAAGTAAGAACATTAAAAATAAAATTTCTTATATTGTACACTTCCCTGGTTGCATGACTAATTAAACTAGTGCTTCTGAACTTATGAATTTCTTCTAGGGGTGCATTTGCGTATATATGAAACATTCTTTTTTTAATATTATATGCACTGGATGAGGAGATGTTCATCGACATTGCATAAACTGCCAGCATGGCCAGTATAGTTACTAGGGTCGCAATTATAAGAATTATTTCATAATGGCCCAAGAATTCCAGATCTTTTCCTTTTAGGGATAAATTCAGCAGTTTTCCCACAATATATATTCCGTAGAATTGGGAAAATGTTGCAATAAACTGGAAAATGATGAGTGGAACAATTTTCTTCCACTGTGTTTTAATAAAATATCTTAATAAGACCTTCATTTTAACCACATTTATTTATAATTATTATCAAGATTTCACATCCAAAAATAGATATTGGATAATTACATTAACCTAAAAAATAATAGTTTAATACAAAAAATGAAACCTAATAGTATATTGTATCTTTGTTTTACATTCAATAAAAGTATAAGGTTCAAGAATTATTTACTTTCAATAAGCATTTATAAATCTTATTCGTTATCTTCATGTTTTTCTATATTTACACAATATTATGCTACTATTAATGAAGTGGTTTAATGTACCTTATTGGATGAAACTAACCGCTTTATTGCTTCATATAATTAAATGATTAATGTGTTATAAGTAAAATACAATTATCAAATTAAAAAATAAGGGTGTTTGAAGTAATTATTATATTAACTTCAAAAAATTGATTTTTTTTCAATGCTATCAAGTTAAGGATTTCTTCTTTTTAATATCTTATTTTTCTATTTAATCACCATTTTTAACTTTATTTTTACTTAATTCTTCATATTATATTATTATACTTTATACTACTAATTGTTTTTTATTTATATCTATTTTTAAGTATTAATTATAGTTAATTTTATATATTACTTATTATATAGTTTTATTTAAGTAATTAGATATGTTAATAGTTTTTATTTGATGTATTGTCAAGTTTTTGTTATTTATATTNGTTTTTGGTGTGATTTATTATGTGTTTCATGTCTTTTGTTTCTGATTATCTGGAAAAAATTAATAAGTATTGTTGTAGAAAATATGTATTAGATGATGTTCATTTTACTCGTAAGCGTAAAATTGGGATGGATGATTTGATTCTTCATATTATTACCAATAAAAACCGTGCTAATGTTGTAGAATGTTTATCTTTTTATAAAGAACTTAAACAGGATGATTTTGTGACTATTACTCCTCAAGCTTTTAGTGAAAAACGACAATATTTGGATCCAAGAGTATTTGTTGATATGAATTCTGATTTGATGTCTGATATTTATAATCAAAGTGATGAATTAAAGGAATATAAAGAATATTGGATATTTGGTTGTGATACAAGTGTTATTGATTGTCCTAATACACCTTTAACTAAAAAAGAATGGGATGTTCCAAAAGATAATCCTATCCACGAATATCGTAGTAGAGCAAGAATTTCTGCCATTACTGATGATTTAAATCATTTTATTCTATCTTCAGAAATAGTTCCTAAAAATACATCAGAAGTAGAGTTAGCAATAAACCACATAAACGATTTAAAAGATAAGATAACTCTCAATAAGAGTATAACAGTATATGACCGAGGATATAACAGTACAAAACTAATATTATATCACTTGATTAACAAATCAAACTTCATAATAAGATTAAAAAAGGACACCTTTAAAAATCAACGAGCAAAAATGCTATCAGATGATGAGAACATAGAAATCAAAGTCAAAAAGATTCATAAAAAAGATTTAACACCTGAAGAAAAAATAATTGCTAAAAGTATAGGAAACCCACAAATAAGAGTAGTGAACATACCAGTAACAAGATCCAATGGAGAAACATACATAGAATCATTAATAACCAATCTTCCACAAGAAAAATTTACCCCAGAAGACCTTAAAAGATTATATGGAACCCGATGGGAAACAGAAATCAATTTCGACAGATTAAAAAACAGATTAGACATAGAAAACTTCTCAGGACAAAAGAAAATAACTATACAACAAGACTTTTACAGCCACATATTCATTTTCAACATACTAATGGCAACATACAATGACGCCACACAACAAATAAACCGAAAATCACGAAAAGAAGTACAAGAAAAACTAGAATACAAACCAAACTTAAACACAATAATAGGACTAATAAGAAAATACCTATTAAAACTAGTATTCGAAGATAAAGCAACACGGACAAAAATAATAAAGCACATAACAGAAATAGCATCCAAAAGTTTAGTCACAACAAAAATAAGCCCACCCCCAAACACCAACAACAGACTAGCACAAGACCCAACAAACAAACACCCCGGAAACAACAGAAAACCATAAAAAAACAAAATGAAAAAAAAGTTACTTCAACACAAAATCCTTAACTTGATAGCATTGATTTTTTTTCAATGCTATTAAGTTGAGTTATTTTTTTATCTTTTTTTATGCTCTTTTGATATTTCCTGGAAATTTGTTGGTTATGTCTTTTACTATTCTTTCTGTGTTTGGTGGATCGATTAAGGATGAAGATAAATCTTCTATCATCTCGTATATACAAAATTCTAATAATTTTAGTTTAAATTCTTCTTTTTCTCTTAATAATACTATTAATATGTCTTTGAATAAACTGAGTGCAGTTGATATGTTGATTTGGTATCGTCTTTTTTTGTTTTTTGAGATTAATATTGTCATAAATCTTTCTCCGTCTTGTTTAAGTGTCATAGTCATGTTGTATGTTAATATTTTAGCGTAGAAGTCTTGTTTTATGCATATTTCTTTTCTACCGCTGAAATTTTCTATTTCGTGTATGTTTTTTAATCGGTCAAATTCTGTTTCTATACTCCATCTTTGATGATATAACTCTTTAAAATCATCATATGGTGCCATTTCTTTTGTTAAATTTGTAATAAGGTATTCTTTATTTTCTTCTTCATCATTTTCTTTTTCTAATTTTATTTCGATTATTCTTAGTTTAATTCGTCCTTCTTTTAGGTATTTTTCTTTTATTTCTTTATTTTCAGCATTTTTTAAACGAGTATTATTTATGTTAATCCATATGTTTTCATCCTGTTTTGTTAAATTTTCGCGTTCTTTTTTGAATGTGGAGTCTTTTAATCGTATTATGAAATAGGAGTTTTGTTCTATGATGTTTAACATCATTTCTAGTGAGTCATATCCTCTGTCACCCATAATTATGCTGTTTTCTAAATCGATGATGTTTTTAAGCTCATTTATTTGTCTAGATGCAAGTTTAGGTTCGCTAGTTGCTTTAATATTGATGCTAGCACTTATTACCATATTAGTTAGTGTATCAGTTATACATGAAATTCTTGCTCGTGGAATAGTGTTTTTAGCATCTAATTTGGACTTAATTCCATATTTTTCGTTAGTAATAGTATGATTAGTTAGTGTTATGATAGAAGTATCTGCTGCAAGTAATGATTTTCCATTATATTTATGTAAATGTTTTAATTGTTTGTATACGTTATGAATTAACTTATCATTTTCCTCTTTAAATAATTCAGGGAGTAAATTTTGTCTTCTTTGGCAAAAAGCAGAACCTGAAACTTTAAAAAACCAATTTTTTTCAATTCTTTTGATGAAATGTCTAGCTTGTGAATTAATGTTTAATCCATTATTATTCAATATAATACCTGCTGTGTTTTCGGGAGTTAATTTTTTTGAATATATGAAGTTATTTTCATTAACATAATACTTTTTATCTATATTTCGTAAATTGGATAATGTGTTGGATACTATTACTTTTGAAAACATGATAAATCAAACCACCAAAATATTACATAATGTTTTTTATAGATGATGTGATGCAAAAAAAAATATTAGATTAAAAACAATAAGAATAATGATCTAAACCTATAAATTACTATGTATTACTGATTAACTCTTTATTTTTGGGTATAACTTTAGTATTTTTACATTTATAATTTAGTTTTTGAGTTAAAATCTCCCATATTTGCTTCATACTGTAATCGACATTAAATTCTTTTAAAATAAAATCATGAACTTCTTGAATAGTAATTTCATCATTTTCTTTAATCATAAGGTCTACTTTATGTAAATCTGATTTACTTATTTTTTCTGGTCTTCCACCAGTATAATTAGGTTTCAAACCATCAATTCCCTCAGATTCACAAATTTTAGCCCACCTGTGAATAGTCTGATAAGATTTATTCATTTTATGTGCTACCATATCATATGAATAACCTTCTGCTAATAAATTAATAGCATATAATCGTTCATATATTCTATGAGCTATAACATACTCATGCATTGCTTCTTTTAACTCAGATTTAGACATATTCCTAAAAATATCAATTTTAGTTTTGCCTACCATATATAATAATATATACATCATCACTTATAA
It encodes:
- a CDS encoding ABC transporter ATP-binding protein; the protein is MKMLLKYFLKTQWKKIIPLIIFQFIATSSQFYGIYLVGKILNLALKGKNLELLGKNEIILIVATIITILALLAVYYIAVNIASSTGYNIRKRLFHVYANAPIGEIQKFKSTGLMSRTTRGMFTMRNFIFNVLGFSSLIPFVFLIMYLELNYMSSFLGTVYLILMAMLLVFVYIIVRYACDHYFGLKKTFAGINFLFRQGALMFDNVRLNNKQKYEKEAFQGAIETSYNTSLNYSKRTSYFYPLFLIIFNLFIVVMIIFTTREVISVRMDMLEVVIFFQWVLFTLGSIKTLPTIFNSLTKVNGTSKRIEEVLILEDMLEEEDYEFKNNDNQNIIEFNDVSFKYGTEDVISDMTFNVEKESTIAIVGKTASGKSTVLSLLNGLYPCTNGEIKIDGNDINQIKSKDLKSKLSFATQKSFLFNDTVKTNITLNNDSINTDEIHLSAELSGLDECVDDIDDFLEFKVNEKGVNLSTSIKSRLNIMRCLVKKADIYLFDNVFNTYDKNSQYKMFKKIKEHLKNKTIILVTDNIEILENMDKIILLDDGKISTIGTHSELIENSEYYKNLVNTDKGMLL
- a CDS encoding ABC transporter ATP-binding protein, translating into MKKLADYEDFIDFLKELLKPHSLRFIIIISLLLVQSVCAINLPRILGRIINMFGEYTPGSTIFFTPKFTNLIIEITVLILITYILKTVITYMTYPVSDKITLELRQRIEKKVQKINYKYLNDTPSGEVMTRINHDAMIIRGFIGVKLSTILSKILLLIMAVVMMLIIDWELTKWYLLIMAVTLILIALINKYAIDYVKESREYMSKQISIIGDTYLNKTVVNTNDNKGYCEEKFDQINKLDKKAYNNTTKKMIILEPITLFMSNLVYILIYVIAISMLFDKTIQLEIVLELILYGQIIINQLKYFGKTIREVQVAYTSFLKIYELLHIPEQEETLENKENITKGEIEFKNVSFSYDNKKVLDNLNFKIDDKSKILIKGKLSNGKSTIINLLTKLYEIDSGEILIDGKNINTIPQKNIMDSCTILSEHNQLYKASVEENIAYSTDNISHEDIVKAAKEVGSHEFIMKLPEQYDTIISDENNNLSQGERELILLTRAYVKESKILIIDNAVTNMDRITKQKVLQSLRKLMQNKTTIILTDEIQCEYDNVIQL
- a CDS encoding ABC transporter ATP-binding protein, whose protein sequence is MKVLLRYFIKTQWKKIVPLIIFQFIATFSQFYGIYIVGKLLNLSLKGKDLEFLGHYEIILIIATLVTILAMLAVYAMSMNISSSSAYNIKKRMFHIYANAPLEEIHKFRSTSLISHATREVYNIRNFIFNVLTYVSIIPFVFLVLYLDISYLSSSLGIIYLILIAMIIIFVYFILRYACDKYFWVKRTFARINYLFKQGALLIDNILLNNKQQYEQEQFQDAIEASYTESMHYSKITSYFYPLFLIIFNLFIVLMVLFTSQELIVANMDITELVIFFQFILFTLTSINLLPAIFSSLSVANGTAKRIEQVLDIEYTVIEKDYEYKNNNNPNIIEFNDVNFKYATDNVISDMTFNVEKESTIAIVGKIASGKSTLLSLIHGLYPCTSGEIKIDGNTINQIKRKDLNSKISVATQKNFLFNDTVKTNITLNDDSIDLDEIRLSAELSGLDKYVDDIDDFLQYQVNEKGANLSTSIKNRLNIMRCLVKKADIYLFDNVFTTYDENSQYKIFEKIKEHLKNKTIILVTDNIEILENMDKIILLDDGKISTIGTHSELIENSEYYKNLVNNDKGMLL
- a CDS encoding IS4 family transposase, whose amino-acid sequence is MCFMSFVSDYLEKINKYCCRKYVLDDVHFTRKRKIGMDDLILHIITNKNRANVVECLSFYKELKQDDFVTITPQAFSEKRQYLDPRVFVDMNSDLMSDIYNQSDELKEYKEYWIFGCDTSVIDCPNTPLTKKEWDVPKDNPIHEYRSRARISAITDDLNHFILSSEIVPKNTSEVELAINHINDLKDKITLNKSITVYDRGYNSTKLILYHLINKSNFIIRLKKDTFKNQRAKMLSDDENIEIKVKKIHKKDLTPEEKIIAKSIGNPQIRVVNIPVTRSNGETYIESLITNLPQEKFTPEDLKRLYGTRWETEINFDRLKNRLDIENFSGQKKITIQQDFYSHIFIFNILMATYNDATQQINRKSRKEVQEKLEYKPNLNTIIGLIRKYLLKLVFEDKATRTKIIKHITEIASKSLVTTKISPPPNTNNRLAQDPTNKHPGNNRKP
- a CDS encoding IS4 family transposase encodes the protein MFSKVIVSNTLSNLRNIDKKYYVNENNFIYSKKLTPENTAGIILNNNGLNINSQARHFIKRIEKNWFFKVSGSAFCQRRQNLLPELFKEENDKLIHNVYKQLKHLHKYNGKSLLAADTSIITLTNHTITNEKYGIKSKLDAKNTIPRARISCITDTLTNMVISASINIKATSEPKLASRQINELKNIIDLENSIIMGDRGYDSLEMMLNIIEQNSYFIIRLKDSTFKKERENLTKQDENIWININNTRLKNAENKEIKEKYLKEGRIKLRIIEIKLEKENDEEENKEYLITNLTKEMAPYDDFKELYHQRWSIETEFDRLKNIHEIENFSGRKEICIKQDFYAKILTYNMTMTLKQDGERFMTILISKNKKRRYQINISTALSLFKDILIVLLREKEEFKLKLLEFCIYEMIEDLSSSLIDPPNTERIVKDITNKFPGNIKRA
- a CDS encoding helix-turn-helix domain-containing protein, with the protein product MVGKTKIDIFRNMSKSELKEAMHEYVIAHRIYERLYAINLLAEGYSYDMVAHKMNKSYQTIHRWAKICESEGIDGLKPNYTGGRPEKISKSDLHKVDLMIKENDEITIQEVHDFILKEFNVDYSMKQIWEILTQKLNYKCKNTKVIPKNKELISNT